The following are encoded together in the Zingiber officinale cultivar Zhangliang chromosome 8A, Zo_v1.1, whole genome shotgun sequence genome:
- the LOC122009409 gene encoding receptor homology region, transmembrane domain- and RING domain-containing protein 1-like, whose translation MGLCKDETERKQMLTLFLLLALLAPEAAGNVVLIGKNVSFSFPDVEANFASPIKKSGESGILYVAEPLEACTTLTNELAKDSGTPFVLISRGKCPFETKVRNAQYAGFKAAIVFDNEDRGILISMAGNSVGIHIHALFISKASGATLQNYAGRADLELWILPTVDNSAWAIVAISFMSLLAISAMFAMCFLVRRNIIRREQSPLPHIREFHGMSSHLVKAMPSLEFTSVVEDNCTSTTCAICLEDYCAGDKLRVLPCSHKFHVCCVDYWLTSWRTFCPVCKRDATAGISITNLPATEHTPLLYGATPTISSRPSSVHSPVAASPAVRISLMPPQSHSNSRSHSYASSPCSQPIRITPFHLRSNSSLASGISRIPNPHSSYGYSPSLDLRNSSSHRSRSYITSPHSVYSPINSRLRSSFIPGSSNPTSNNLAASSSRQSYLRHCTESEASLSALASTYSLPGC comes from the exons ATGGGTTTGTGCAAGGATGAGACTGAGAGGAAGCAGATGCTAA CTCTTTTCCTTCTTCTCGCACTGCTGGCTCCGGAAGCGGCTGGTAATGTGGTGCTGATTGGGAAAAATGTGTCTTTCTCGTTTCCGGACGTCGAAGCCAATTTTG CTTCACCAATAAAAAAATCAGGTGAATCTGGAATATTATATGTTGCAGAACCGTTAGAAGCGTGCACTACTTTAACAAATGAGCTCGCTAAGGATTCAGGAACTCCATTTGTGTTGATCAGCAGAGGaaaatgtccttttgaaactaAAGTCAGGAATGCACAATATGCTGGGTTTAAAGCTGCAATTGTATTCGACAATGAAGATAGAGGGATCCTGATTTCAA TGGCTGGAAATTCAGTCGGCATTCATATCCACGCTTTGTTCATTTCAAAGGCTTCAGGAGCGACACTGCAGAATTATGCTGGCCGTGCTGATTTAGAGTTGTGGATCTTGCCTACCGTTGATAACTCAGCGTGGGCAATCGTggccatttcattcatgtcactACTAGCCATTTCCGCTATGTTTGCTATGTGTTTTTTGGTGCGCAGAAATATTATAAGGCGCGAGCAATCTCCACTTCCGCACATCCGTGAATTTCATGGAATGAGCAGTCATTTAGTGAAAGCAATGCCGAGTCTCGAATTCACCTCGGTCGTCGAAGATAATTGCACTTCAACAACATGTGCTATTTGCCTAGAAGACTATTGTGCAGGGGATAAACTTCGTGTGCTTCCATGTAGTCATA AGTTCCATGTGTGTTGCGTCGACTACTGGCTCACTTCTTGGAGAACATTCTGCCCTGTTTGCAAGCGAGATGCAACGGCTGGCATAAGCATAACTAATCTTCCGGCCACCGAGCACACTCCCTTACTTTATGGTGCAACTCCAACAATCAGTTCTCGGCCATCATCGGTTCATTCACCTGTTGCAGCATCTCCAGCAGTTCGTATATCTTTAATGCCTCCACAGTCACATTCAAATTCTCGATCTCATTCCTATGCTAGTTCTCCTTGTTCCCAACCTATCCGAATAACGCCATTTCATCTCCGGTCTAATTCAAGTTTAGCATCGGGCATTTCTCGTATCCCTAACCCACATAGTTCTTACGGATACTCACCATCTTTGGACCTTAGAAATTCATCGTCCCATAGGTCTCGCTCTTATATCACATCTCCTCATTCCGTTTATTCACCTATCAATTCGAGACTCCGATCCTCTTTCATACCCGGTTCGAGTAATCCAACCTCCAACAATCTAGCTGCATCCTCCAGTAGACAATCTTACTTGCGACATTGCACCGAATCAGAGGCAAGTCTTTCTGCTCTCGCTTCCACATATTCTCTACCAGGATGCTGA
- the LOC122009407 gene encoding DAR GTPase 3, chloroplastic-like isoform X2, giving the protein MASLAPPPHPRPSLTSYPRIKKISATRAALALSNSVPGGTALTWALKDKPNLPSDWRKSSLEGSDWENLESDLNHWTRSLRPVQWYPGHIAKSEKELKEQLKLMDVVIEVRDARIPLATSHPQMDSWLGSRKKILVLNREDMISTADRNAWATFFARQGIKVVFANGQLGMGTMRLGRLAKSLAATVNIKRRAKGLLPRPVRAGIVGYPNVGKSSLINRLLKRRMCPAAARPGVTRELKWVRFGKDLELLDSPGILPMRISDQAAAIKLAICDDIGERSYDVADVAGILVQMLTRLPEAGSESLRKRYRIDLDDQCGRVFIEKLALQLFNGDANQAAFRILNDFRKGRFGWLALERPPK; this is encoded by the exons ATGGCTTCCTTGGCGCCTCCTCCGCACCCTCGCCCTTCGCTCACCTCGTATCCACGGATCAAGAAGATCTCAGCCACCCGCGCTGCTCTCGCTCTGTCGAACTCG GTTCCTGGTGGAACAGCACTAACTTGGGCACTGAAAGATAAACCTAATCTTCCAAGTGATTGGAGAAAGAGCTCCCTTGAAGGAAGTGATTGGGAGAACTTGGAGTCTGATTTAAATCATTGGACTAGGTCGTTGCGCCCTGTACAG TGGTACCCAGGTCATATTGCTAAATCAGAAAAAGAACTGAAAGAGCAGCTTAAGTTAATGGATGTTGTCATAGAAGTTCGAGATGCTAGAATTCCACTGGCTACCAGTCATCCTCAG ATGGATTCCTGGCTTGGAAGTCGTAAGAAGATTTTAGTTCTGAATAGAGAAGACATGATATCTACTGCAGACAGAAATGCATGGGCTACTTTCTTTGCAAGGCAGGGAATAAAAGTTGTTTTTGCTAATGGGCAACTTGGAATG GGAACAATGAGACTTGGGAGGCTTGCAAAGTCTTTAGCTGCTACTGTGAATATTAAACGCAGAGCAAAAGGGCTACTTCCTCGTCCA GTACGTGCCGGAATAGTTGGTTATCCGAATGTAGGTAAGTCATCTTTGATCAACCGGTTGCTAAAGCGAAGGATGTGTCCAGCTGCTGCAAGACCTGGTGTTACAAGAGAATTGAA ATGGGTACGATTTGGCAAAGATCTTGAGTTGTTGGACTCTCCCGGCATATTGCCAATGAGAATTAGTGATCAGGCAGCTGCAATAAAGCTTGCGATATGTGATGACATTGGAGAGAGATCATATGATGTCGCTGATGTTGCAGGCATTCTTGTGCAGATGCTGACAAGGCTTCCTGAAGCCG GCTCAGAATCTCTTCGCAAACGGTATAGGATTGATTTAGATGATCAATGTGGTAGAGT ATTCATCGAGAAGCTTGCCCTTCAACTCTTTAATGGGGACGCTAACCAGGCTGCTTTCCGCATCTTGAACGACTTCAGGAAGGGAAGATTTGGTTGGTTGGCTCTCGAAAGGCCTCCAAAGTGA
- the LOC122009407 gene encoding DAR GTPase 3, chloroplastic-like isoform X1 gives MASLAPPPHPRPSLTSYPRIKKISATRAALALSNSSVLQVPGGTALTWALKDKPNLPSDWRKSSLEGSDWENLESDLNHWTRSLRPVQWYPGHIAKSEKELKEQLKLMDVVIEVRDARIPLATSHPQMDSWLGSRKKILVLNREDMISTADRNAWATFFARQGIKVVFANGQLGMGTMRLGRLAKSLAATVNIKRRAKGLLPRPVRAGIVGYPNVGKSSLINRLLKRRMCPAAARPGVTRELKWVRFGKDLELLDSPGILPMRISDQAAAIKLAICDDIGERSYDVADVAGILVQMLTRLPEAGSESLRKRYRIDLDDQCGRVFIEKLALQLFNGDANQAAFRILNDFRKGRFGWLALERPPK, from the exons ATGGCTTCCTTGGCGCCTCCTCCGCACCCTCGCCCTTCGCTCACCTCGTATCCACGGATCAAGAAGATCTCAGCCACCCGCGCTGCTCTCGCTCTGTCGAACTCG AGTGTACTGCAGGTTCCTGGTGGAACAGCACTAACTTGGGCACTGAAAGATAAACCTAATCTTCCAAGTGATTGGAGAAAGAGCTCCCTTGAAGGAAGTGATTGGGAGAACTTGGAGTCTGATTTAAATCATTGGACTAGGTCGTTGCGCCCTGTACAG TGGTACCCAGGTCATATTGCTAAATCAGAAAAAGAACTGAAAGAGCAGCTTAAGTTAATGGATGTTGTCATAGAAGTTCGAGATGCTAGAATTCCACTGGCTACCAGTCATCCTCAG ATGGATTCCTGGCTTGGAAGTCGTAAGAAGATTTTAGTTCTGAATAGAGAAGACATGATATCTACTGCAGACAGAAATGCATGGGCTACTTTCTTTGCAAGGCAGGGAATAAAAGTTGTTTTTGCTAATGGGCAACTTGGAATG GGAACAATGAGACTTGGGAGGCTTGCAAAGTCTTTAGCTGCTACTGTGAATATTAAACGCAGAGCAAAAGGGCTACTTCCTCGTCCA GTACGTGCCGGAATAGTTGGTTATCCGAATGTAGGTAAGTCATCTTTGATCAACCGGTTGCTAAAGCGAAGGATGTGTCCAGCTGCTGCAAGACCTGGTGTTACAAGAGAATTGAA ATGGGTACGATTTGGCAAAGATCTTGAGTTGTTGGACTCTCCCGGCATATTGCCAATGAGAATTAGTGATCAGGCAGCTGCAATAAAGCTTGCGATATGTGATGACATTGGAGAGAGATCATATGATGTCGCTGATGTTGCAGGCATTCTTGTGCAGATGCTGACAAGGCTTCCTGAAGCCG GCTCAGAATCTCTTCGCAAACGGTATAGGATTGATTTAGATGATCAATGTGGTAGAGT ATTCATCGAGAAGCTTGCCCTTCAACTCTTTAATGGGGACGCTAACCAGGCTGCTTTCCGCATCTTGAACGACTTCAGGAAGGGAAGATTTGGTTGGTTGGCTCTCGAAAGGCCTCCAAAGTGA
- the LOC122009408 gene encoding amidophosphoribosyltransferase, chloroplastic-like, with protein sequence MAAATITAAAAVSVSARSPATTNAETATFHRYGQLTKSSHFYRIKTQLKPYPSLCGRRPNRTAHGPSSLRLIASAVSAGGNPSVPFALDDADKPRDECGVVGIIGDPDAAKLCSLALHALQHRGQEGAGIVCSDGTTLRSATGLGLVSEVFHDPRTLAPLKGDSAIGHVRYSTAGAASALANVQPFLAGYRFGKLAVAHNGNLVNYRRLRFDLESRGSIFNTSSDTEVILHLIATSSSRPLLSRVVEACESIEGAYSLVFLTENKLFAVRDPHGFRPLVMGRRRRTGAIVFASETCALDLINAEFEREVNPGEVLVVDGQDMSITSACLMPEKPRKACVFEHVYFALPNSVVFGHPVHASRYSFGAALARESPVPGADFVIPVPDSGFFAALGFAEASGIPFQQGLIRSHYVGRTFIEPDKEGRNLAVKLKLAPVRTILEGKSVVVVDDSIVRGTTSSKIVNLIKTAGGAREVHMRIASPPIVGSCYYGVDTPRSEELISNRMNVEGVRQEIGCDSLAFLSLDSLRGAFADESHMFCDACFTGNYPVPPTEQEAVKLTEV encoded by the coding sequence ATGGCCGCCGCCACCATCACCGCCGCCGCTGCCGTCTCCGTCTCCGCTCGCTCCCCTGCCACAACCAACGCCGAGACCGCCACTTTCCACCGCTATGGACAACTCACCAAATCCTCCCATTTTTACCGCATCAAGACCCAGCTAAAACCCTATCCCTCTCTCTGCGGCCGCCGACCTAATCGCACCGCGCACGGCCCTTCGTCCCTCCGCCTCATCGCTTCCGCCGTTTCCGCCGGCGGAAACCCCTCGGTTCCCTTTGCCTTAGATGATGCCGACAAGCCTCGCGACGAGTGCGGCGTCGTGGGCATCATCGGCGACCCGGACGCCGCCAAGCTCTGTTCCCTCGCCCTCCACGCCCTACAGCACCGCGGCCAGGAAGGCGCCGGCATCGTCTGCTCCGACGGAACTACTCTCCGCTCTGCTACCGGCCTAGGTCTTGTCTCCGAGGTCTTCCACGACCCCCGGACCCTCGCCCCGCTCAAGGGCGATTCCGCGATCGGCCACGTGCGGTACTCCACGGCCGGCGCAGCCTCCGCCCTCGCCAACGTCCAACCCTTTCTCGCAGGTTATCGATTTGGCAAGCTCGCCGTCGCCCACAACGGTAACCTCGTTAACTACCGACGCCTCCGCTTCGATCTAGAATCCAGAGGCTCCATCTTCAACACCTCCTCCGACACCGAGGTGATTCTCCACCTGAtcgccacctcctcctctcgCCCCCTCCTCTCGCGCGTCGTCGAGGCCTGCGAGTCCATCGAGGGCGCTTATTCCCTCGTTTTCCTCACCGAAAACAAGCTCTTTGCCGTGCGCGATCCCCACGGATTCCGGCCACTCGTCATGGGCCGGCGCCGCCGTACCGGCGCCATTGTGTTTGCCTCCGAGACCTGCGCCCTCGACCTGATCAACGCCGAGTTTGAGCGCGAGGTGAACCCCGGCGAAGTGCTTGTCGTCGACGGCCAGGACATGAGCATCACATCCGCCTGCCTCATGCCCGAGAAGCCCCGCAAAGCTTGTGTGTTCGAGCATGTCTACTTTGCCCTTCCCAACTCCGTCGTCTTCGGTCACCCAGTCCACGCCTCCCGCTACAGCTTCGGCGCTGCTCTGGCTCGTGAGTCCCCCGTCCCCGGCGCAGACTTCGTCATCCCGGTGCCCGACTCAGGATTCTTCGCGGCGCTCGGCTTTGCCGAGGCCTCGGGGATCCCATTCCAGCAGGGCCTCATCAGATCGCATTATGTAGGCCGCACCTTCATCGAGCCTGACAAGGAAGGGCGCAACCTTGCCGTCAAACTGAAGCTTGCGCCTGTCCGGACCATCCTCGAGGGGAAGAGCGTAGTTGTGGTCGACGATTCAATTGTGCGAGGCACCACCTCTTCCAAGATTGTCAATCTCATCAAAACTGCTGGAGGAGCTCGAGAGGTCCACATGCGCATTGCTAGCCCTCCCATTGTTGGCTCATGCTACTATGGTGTTGACACCCCAAGGTCAGAAGAGCTCATTTCCAACAGGATGAATGTCGAGGGAGTGAGGCAGGAGATTGGCTGTGATTCGCTTGCCTTCCTCTCGCTTGACAGCCTCAGGGGAGCTTTTGCTGATGAAAGCCACATGTTCTGTGATGCATGCTTCACCGGCAACTATCCTGTGCCACCAACTGAACAGGAAGCTGTGAAGCTGACTGAAGTTTGA
- the LOC122009406 gene encoding tubulin-folding cofactor B, producing MASRLQLPGDDSVLLRVTHSNIKSFSADVRFSPEMPVESIKDKLWKKCGTAVDSMLLELYDAAGSKVADLNDATRSFGFYSPQDGYRLHIIDLDPSSVTSGGWLEDTSLVEKYKISEEAYNKLDNNFRKFKEKITAQNPVAKEGKLSENYMEDLCANIKVGDRCQVDPGEKRGVVKFVGRAEDLGPGFWVGIQYDEPLGKHDGLVKGNRYFHCPPQHGALIRPDKVKVGDYPEKDPFDDEEI from the exons ATGGCTTCTCGTCTTCAGCTACCAGGCGACGACTCGGTGCTCCTGAGAGTCACCCACTCGAACATCAAGAGCTTCTCCGCAGACGTCCGCTTCTCGCCCGAG ATGCCCGTGGAATCCATCAAGGATAAGTTGTGGAAGAAGTGTGGTACTGCGGTCGATTCCATGCTCCTCGAACTCTACGACGCCGCCGGATCCAAAGTCGCTGACCTCAACGACGCTACGAGGTCATTCGGTTTCTACTCTCCTCAGGATGG GTACCGTTTGCATATTATTGATCTTGATCCTTCTTCAGTAACCTCTGGTGGCTGGTTGGAAGACACTTCATTGGTTGAGAAATATAAAATTTCAGAAGAAGCTTACAATAAGCTTGATA ACAACTTTAGGAAGTTCAAAGAAAAAATCACAGCTCAAAATCCAGTGGCTAAAGAAGGAAAG TTATCTGAGAATTACATGGAAGACCTATGTGCAAATATCAAG GTAGGGGATAGATGTCAAGTTGATCCTGGCGAGAAAAGGGGAGTTGTCAAATTTGTTGGAAGAGCTGAAGATCTAGGACCTGGTTTTTGGGTTGGAATTCAGTATGATGAACCTCTAGGAAAGCACGATGGCTT GGTAAAAGGTAATCGCTATTTTCACTGCCCTCCACAACATGGTGCTCTGATTAGACCTGACAAAGTCAAG GTTGGAGATTACCCCGAGAAGGATCCTTTCGATGACGAAGAAATATGA